A genomic segment from Luteolibacter ambystomatis encodes:
- a CDS encoding peptidylprolyl isomerase — MRKTLFALVLAVLPLPAFAQVYADFQTSLGNFTCQLNYAETPKTVANFVTLAEGTRPWLDESTGLVSTIRPAKLFYDGLTFHRVVDNEGFRIIQAGSRKGDGTDGPGYNFPDEFKESVPASYKFDQPYLLAMANSGLNTNESQFFITGCPITQLEGKHTVFGHVISGQNVVEAILSVPTTSDDQNPDNDDLQKPLTPVVIQHVAIRRVGRDATRFVATRVTLPKVTAPRFRSATTPGVRVFLAFNQAAKTVARSYYSEDAGATWELSSGRYIGPGEKMLTSMLLDIPAASVDYDLMHRLSLITYPADLVTPGEYLNTQFYAENESGSYLFRFNSNGEYEYHIETASSEIKEGKFYDDRVPSKNQFYYVAEGYSAEMYFYLGNDGAYRFHLAPSVKSKTGMTTGRQRGFFYSQLHLWETKGKDPWAPYEDNTDFSWSVLPKVKK; from the coding sequence ATGCGGAAAACCCTCTTCGCGCTGGTTCTCGCGGTTCTGCCCCTGCCGGCTTTTGCCCAGGTGTACGCGGATTTCCAGACCTCTCTCGGGAACTTCACCTGCCAGCTCAACTACGCGGAGACTCCCAAGACGGTGGCCAATTTCGTCACGCTCGCCGAGGGTACCCGCCCGTGGTTGGACGAGAGCACGGGGCTCGTTTCCACTATCCGCCCGGCAAAGCTTTTCTATGACGGTCTGACGTTCCATCGAGTGGTGGATAACGAAGGCTTCCGCATCATCCAAGCAGGCTCCCGAAAAGGCGATGGCACCGATGGCCCCGGCTACAACTTTCCCGACGAGTTTAAGGAAAGCGTCCCTGCGAGCTACAAGTTCGACCAGCCCTACTTGCTCGCCATGGCGAATTCTGGTCTGAATACAAACGAATCTCAATTTTTCATCACGGGTTGTCCCATCACTCAACTTGAAGGGAAACATACCGTTTTCGGCCATGTCATCTCGGGACAAAATGTAGTGGAAGCCATCCTGAGCGTGCCAACGACAAGCGACGACCAGAATCCAGATAACGACGATCTTCAAAAGCCCCTCACACCCGTGGTGATACAGCATGTGGCCATCCGGAGAGTCGGACGGGATGCCACGCGTTTTGTGGCCACTCGTGTCACCTTGCCAAAGGTGACGGCTCCGCGTTTCCGGTCTGCCACGACGCCGGGGGTGCGTGTTTTCCTCGCTTTCAATCAAGCTGCCAAAACCGTCGCGCGTTCTTATTATAGTGAGGACGCCGGAGCCACTTGGGAGTTAAGTAGTGGCCGCTACATTGGACCGGGCGAAAAAATGCTTACATCCATGCTGCTCGATATTCCGGCGGCATCGGTGGACTACGATTTGATGCACCGGCTATCGCTCATCACTTATCCTGCCGATCTTGTCACACCAGGAGAGTATCTGAATACCCAGTTCTATGCGGAAAATGAATCCGGTAGTTATTTATTCCGATTCAATTCCAATGGAGAATACGAGTATCACATTGAGACAGCCTCATCTGAAATAAAGGAGGGGAAATTTTATGATGATCGGGTTCCTTCCAAGAATCAATTTTATTACGTCGCCGAAGGATATTCGGCGGAAATGTATTTTTATCTTGGCAACGATGGGGCATACCGCTTTCACCTTGCTCCGTCGGTGAAATCCAAGACAGGGATGACGACTGGCAGACAGAGAGGGTTCTTTTACAGCCAGTTGCACCTCTGGGAGACAAAAGGCAAAGATCCATGGGCTCCATACGAGGATAACACGGATTTCTCTTGGTCTGTCCTGCCGAAGGTGAAGAAGTAG
- a CDS encoding HAD family hydrolase: protein MAFPTDTTRPRGIALFDLDGTLLPWDCQILFCHRVLRRSPWRRFYLPVFLAFTPFAKLLGAGVMKRVFLSYLWRMTPEELVSHARAFARELHFYPELVAEIERHRAKGDLLVLTSASPEFYVTEIGRRLGFDLSLGTPVEIEGPLPFFPDLENHKGMAKVDRLRELMPDRFKDGHLRNSHGYTDSTADLPLLAICKTATLVNPSEKLTAIGRKRGWNVTRPARPWTSTLDRWRRMAALITGLGRNPAGWES, encoded by the coding sequence GTGGCGTTTCCAACGGATACCACCCGCCCGCGCGGGATTGCACTTTTCGACCTCGATGGCACGCTGCTGCCGTGGGACTGCCAGATCCTCTTCTGCCATCGGGTGCTGCGTCGCTCACCGTGGCGGCGGTTCTATCTCCCTGTGTTTCTGGCATTCACACCTTTCGCCAAGCTGCTTGGTGCCGGTGTGATGAAGCGGGTTTTCCTTTCCTACCTGTGGCGGATGACTCCGGAGGAGCTGGTTTCCCACGCCCGCGCCTTCGCCCGCGAGTTGCATTTTTACCCGGAATTGGTCGCGGAAATCGAGCGGCATCGTGCAAAAGGCGACCTTTTGGTGCTGACCTCCGCGAGTCCGGAATTCTACGTAACCGAGATCGGCCGACGCCTTGGCTTTGATCTTTCGCTCGGCACACCGGTCGAAATCGAGGGCCCGCTGCCGTTCTTTCCGGATCTGGAGAACCACAAGGGCATGGCCAAGGTGGACCGCCTGAGGGAACTGATGCCAGACCGCTTCAAGGATGGCCACCTGCGCAATTCCCACGGCTACACGGACAGCACCGCCGACCTGCCGCTGCTGGCGATCTGCAAGACCGCCACGCTGGTGAATCCCTCGGAGAAGCTCACCGCCATCGGCCGCAAGCGCGGCTGGAATGTCACCCGTCCGGCCCGGCCATGGACCTCCACTTTGGACCGCTGGCGGCGCATGGCGGCGCTCATCACTGGTCTCGGTAGGAACCCAGCGGGCTGGGAATCCTGA
- a CDS encoding PIN/TRAM domain-containing protein, which translates to MQSQPSVNVARLTYLLVCEAAGYAIASSLKGVVSPGFPVELWGLLGGLLVAGFFIMVESLIRGFSFRGFSTAIFGLGVGLFCAWLLTRVQIFSLFEVALRDREHDYNRTLVEQSQRDLFVGSVKLAFDVTLFASLGFIGAVLALRSNRDDFAFIIPYVRFRQDADSGQPVVLDPEAVMDGRVPAILRAGFLHGRLIVPRFVLDELHALANSPSAAHRQRGERGLASLEQMRTAKDLQVSIHESNGTRPDEALNSRLIETTQLLGARLMTGDENLSKVAKLRNIAVLNIQDLEDALKPVVAVGERLRIALVRPGKEDHQAVGYLADGTMIVVNHAVQKIGSTADVLVISTLQTSAGTMIFAEAA; encoded by the coding sequence ATGCAATCCCAGCCCTCCGTCAATGTCGCTCGCCTGACCTATCTGCTGGTTTGTGAAGCCGCGGGATATGCCATCGCATCCAGCCTGAAGGGGGTGGTCTCCCCGGGTTTTCCGGTGGAGCTGTGGGGCCTGCTGGGCGGCCTGCTGGTGGCGGGCTTTTTCATCATGGTGGAGTCCTTGATCCGCGGCTTCTCGTTCCGTGGATTCTCGACCGCCATCTTCGGCCTGGGAGTGGGTCTCTTCTGCGCGTGGCTGCTGACACGGGTGCAGATCTTCTCCTTGTTCGAGGTGGCCCTGCGGGATCGCGAGCACGACTACAACCGCACGCTGGTGGAGCAATCCCAGCGGGACCTTTTCGTGGGCTCGGTGAAGCTGGCCTTCGATGTGACCTTGTTCGCCAGCCTCGGATTCATCGGCGCGGTGCTGGCCCTGCGCAGCAACCGGGATGACTTCGCCTTCATCATCCCCTACGTGCGGTTCCGCCAGGATGCGGACAGCGGGCAGCCGGTGGTGCTCGATCCGGAAGCGGTGATGGACGGGCGGGTGCCCGCGATCCTCCGTGCCGGATTTCTCCATGGCCGGCTGATCGTGCCCCGGTTCGTGCTCGATGAACTGCACGCGCTCGCGAATTCCCCCTCCGCCGCCCACCGCCAGCGTGGCGAGCGCGGGCTTGCGAGCTTGGAACAAATGCGGACCGCGAAGGATCTCCAGGTATCCATTCACGAGTCGAACGGCACCCGTCCGGACGAGGCTCTCAACAGCCGCCTGATCGAAACCACCCAACTCCTGGGCGCACGCCTGATGACCGGGGACGAAAACCTCAGCAAGGTGGCGAAGCTCCGCAACATCGCCGTGCTCAATATCCAGGATCTGGAGGACGCCCTCAAGCCGGTGGTCGCGGTGGGCGAGCGCCTGCGCATCGCACTGGTCCGCCCCGGCAAGGAGGATCATCAGGCCGTCGGCTATCTGGCGGACGGCACCATGATCGTGGTCAACCACGCGGTGCAGAAGATCGGTTCGACCGCGGATGTCCTGGTGATCAGCACGCTGCAAACCAGCGCCGGCACCATGATTTTCGCGGAAGCGGCTTAG
- a CDS encoding NAD(P)H-hydrate dehydratase, producing the protein MGAVTADEMRALEEAAFQKGATAASLMTKAGRRLGLAIARMFPRPGTAVAYLGKGHNAGDALVALGVLRAAGWQVVARASRPLEECADLTRAMFEALGGVTVLEASPDVVEMPRPLVLLDGLLGIGANGGPRGTLAALSREMNGLRRTAGARVVAVDLPSGVDADTGVVHPDAVIADVTLTIGVPKRGLLQAAAVHAVGALGLVPVEELRVPEVGDLALISPWTLAAGREPRPFDFHKGRAGRVALLAGSVPYSGAAVLAATGALRGGAGLVTLHVPVEAHALIAAKCPPEVMVRPVSDPRDLLGSRFDSLVVGPGLGEADGDTLRELLEGCSVPAVIDADALNALAKCGGVAGLPSHHVLTPHPGEFARLAPDLTGQPREAAARLFADRSSPVLLLKGARTLVTAKGKPLWCNSTGTPGMATGGQGDVLSGVIGALLAGGMESLDAAALGAWLCGRASERAIAAGASEESLSAGDAAAHLGGAFRDWREGTR; encoded by the coding sequence ATGGGCGCGGTGACGGCGGATGAAATGCGGGCATTGGAAGAAGCGGCGTTCCAAAAGGGAGCGACCGCCGCCAGCCTGATGACGAAGGCCGGTCGCAGGCTCGGGCTTGCCATTGCCAGGATGTTCCCAAGGCCGGGAACCGCCGTGGCGTATTTGGGAAAGGGGCACAACGCCGGAGACGCCTTGGTGGCTCTGGGGGTGCTGAGGGCCGCAGGCTGGCAGGTGGTGGCAAGGGCCTCCCGGCCTTTGGAAGAATGCGCTGATCTCACCCGTGCCATGTTTGAGGCCCTGGGGGGCGTGACGGTGCTGGAGGCATCTCCGGATGTGGTGGAGATGCCACGGCCTCTGGTGCTTTTGGACGGGCTGCTGGGTATTGGTGCGAATGGCGGCCCCCGTGGCACGTTGGCGGCCCTCTCGCGGGAAATGAACGGACTGCGGCGGACGGCAGGTGCGCGGGTGGTGGCGGTGGATCTTCCATCCGGAGTCGATGCTGATACGGGTGTGGTCCATCCGGATGCGGTGATCGCGGATGTCACGCTGACGATCGGTGTGCCGAAGCGCGGCTTGTTGCAGGCGGCGGCGGTCCATGCGGTGGGGGCGCTCGGGTTGGTGCCGGTGGAGGAATTGCGGGTCCCCGAGGTGGGTGATCTGGCGTTGATTTCACCATGGACTCTGGCCGCGGGCCGGGAACCGCGGCCATTTGACTTTCACAAGGGGAGGGCGGGCCGGGTGGCTCTGCTTGCCGGATCCGTCCCCTACAGTGGCGCGGCCGTTCTGGCGGCTACGGGTGCGCTGCGCGGCGGCGCGGGATTGGTGACGCTGCATGTGCCTGTGGAGGCTCATGCGTTGATCGCGGCAAAGTGCCCGCCGGAGGTGATGGTCCGCCCGGTTTCAGATCCACGGGATTTGTTGGGCAGCCGCTTCGATAGCTTGGTCGTAGGGCCGGGGCTGGGTGAGGCGGACGGAGATACCTTGCGCGAATTGTTGGAGGGATGCTCCGTTCCGGCGGTCATCGATGCGGATGCTCTGAACGCCTTGGCGAAATGTGGCGGCGTGGCGGGACTGCCCTCCCATCATGTGCTGACGCCGCATCCGGGAGAGTTCGCCCGGCTTGCTCCGGACCTGACCGGCCAGCCGCGCGAAGCGGCCGCACGGCTCTTCGCGGACCGTTCTTCACCGGTTCTGCTGCTGAAGGGCGCGCGCACATTGGTCACGGCGAAAGGGAAGCCGCTGTGGTGCAATTCCACTGGCACGCCCGGCATGGCGACCGGGGGCCAAGGGGACGTTCTCTCCGGGGTCATCGGCGCGTTGCTGGCAGGAGGGATGGAATCCTTGGACGCGGCTGCCTTGGGAGCCTGGCTGTGCGGGCGGGCCTCGGAGCGGGCGATCGCCGCCGGGGCGAGCGAGGAATCCCTGTCGGCCGGAGATGCCGCGGCGCATCTGGGCGGGGCTTTCCGTGATTGGCGGGAAGGAACCCGCTGA
- a CDS encoding N-acetylmuramoyl-L-alanine amidase family protein, translating into MRTIFKRLLALAAVCALTSQAEARYFRTVVIDAGHGGYDKGAQWGQVYEKHLCLDTAARLQTYLQGMGFKTVMTRNSDYFVSLAQRVAITERYKDAIFVAVHYNFTYKDTACGLETYYANGAESQNLAQIVQQSMCRKVRATDRGAKFARYYVIRNTKVPAILVECGFVSNPTERQGMKAAWYRDALAKGIAEGVMRFRRNG; encoded by the coding sequence ATGCGAACGATCTTCAAGCGACTTTTGGCCCTTGCGGCCGTTTGTGCGCTGACCTCCCAAGCGGAAGCGCGCTATTTCCGGACTGTTGTGATCGATGCGGGTCACGGCGGCTACGACAAGGGGGCCCAGTGGGGCCAGGTGTACGAGAAGCACCTGTGCCTGGACACGGCGGCCCGCTTGCAGACTTATCTCCAGGGCATGGGTTTCAAGACGGTGATGACCCGCAACAGCGACTACTTCGTGTCACTGGCGCAGCGGGTGGCGATCACCGAGCGGTACAAGGACGCCATCTTCGTGGCGGTTCACTATAATTTCACCTACAAGGACACCGCCTGTGGTCTGGAAACCTACTATGCCAACGGTGCGGAAAGCCAGAATCTGGCTCAGATCGTCCAGCAGAGCATGTGCCGGAAGGTCCGCGCCACGGACCGTGGTGCGAAGTTCGCCCGCTACTATGTGATTCGTAATACCAAGGTCCCCGCGATCCTGGTGGAGTGCGGGTTCGTCAGCAATCCCACCGAGCGCCAGGGCATGAAGGCCGCTTGGTACCGTGACGCGTTGGCCAAGGGCATCGCCGAAGGCGTGATGCGCTTCCGCCGCAACGGTTGA
- a CDS encoding L-threonylcarbamoyladenylate synthase — translation MPETRIISANDEDMKEAVREAAALLARGEVVALPTETVYGLGADALNPEAAAKVFEAKERPSFDPLIVHVARKSDLHQVAEVDDSIRDVVEKLTSTFWPGPLTLVLPKKPEVPDLVTSGLPTVAVRLSAHPIFRAVCRELGRPIAAPSANRFGRISPTSASAVIKELDGRIPLVIDGGACSEGLESTIISIESREGKKPLFKLLRAGPVTKEDLQPFGRVEKAKERPGELPHAPGQLASHYAPRTPLLMFDKPEDFIPEEGKRYGLLSYREEEKDGYIGLHEWAVVEALSPGNGKLAEAALRLFFVMRQLDEAGLDAIVAEPVSETGLGVAIMDRLRRAAAK, via the coding sequence GTGCCCGAGACCCGGATCATTTCCGCCAACGACGAAGACATGAAGGAAGCCGTGCGCGAGGCCGCCGCCTTGCTGGCGCGCGGTGAAGTCGTGGCCCTGCCGACCGAGACCGTCTATGGCCTCGGCGCGGATGCGCTCAATCCGGAGGCCGCCGCAAAGGTGTTCGAGGCCAAGGAACGGCCATCCTTCGACCCGCTCATCGTCCACGTGGCGCGCAAGTCCGATCTCCACCAGGTGGCGGAAGTGGACGATTCGATCCGCGATGTGGTCGAGAAACTGACGTCCACCTTCTGGCCGGGACCGCTCACCCTGGTGCTGCCGAAGAAGCCGGAAGTGCCGGATCTCGTCACCAGCGGCCTGCCGACGGTGGCGGTCCGCCTGAGCGCGCATCCGATCTTCCGCGCCGTCTGCCGCGAACTCGGCCGCCCGATCGCCGCGCCCAGCGCCAACCGCTTCGGCCGCATTTCCCCGACTTCCGCCAGCGCCGTGATCAAGGAGCTCGATGGCCGCATCCCGCTCGTCATCGACGGCGGCGCCTGCTCGGAAGGACTGGAAAGCACGATCATTTCCATCGAGTCGCGCGAGGGCAAGAAGCCGCTGTTCAAGCTATTGCGCGCGGGTCCGGTGACCAAGGAGGACCTCCAGCCGTTCGGTCGTGTGGAGAAAGCCAAGGAACGCCCGGGCGAACTGCCCCACGCTCCCGGCCAGCTCGCCAGCCACTATGCGCCCCGCACGCCGCTGCTGATGTTCGACAAGCCGGAGGACTTCATCCCGGAGGAAGGCAAGCGCTACGGCCTGCTCAGCTACCGCGAGGAGGAAAAGGACGGCTACATCGGCCTGCACGAATGGGCGGTGGTGGAAGCCCTCAGTCCCGGCAATGGCAAACTGGCGGAAGCCGCGCTGCGCCTGTTCTTCGTCATGCGCCAGCTCGATGAGGCCGGCCTCGACGCCATCGTGGCCGAGCCTGTGAGCGAAACCGGACTCGGTGTCGCGATCATGGACCGCCTGAGACGCGCCGCGGCGAAGTAA
- the murJ gene encoding murein biosynthesis integral membrane protein MurJ produces the protein MSAKSTWKVSAAVMASRVLGLIRDQIFAAFFGHGVLMDCFNIAFRIPNLLRDLFAEGALSQAFVTTFSKKVKEDGPESAWPLAAKMLTLVGMAMAAVSLLGILFSPQLVHLLTALDGTAGKARTFSPDDIALTIQMTRIMWPFMLLVSLAALVMGILNARNVFGIPALSSCFFNLGSIIAGTGIGLWLDPHHGPKTMIGMSIGVLAGGLGQLVCQLPSLRRLGFRWRPDWRWKDPAIRTIFGLMGPAVISASVVQINVVVNSQFATSIGKGAVSALNWAFRLMQLPIGVFGVAVATVTLPALSRAALGGTGPEFRDVLARGLRLVTFLVLPSALGLCFLAEPIISVIFERGAFNVAGRIETAAALRGYGIGLLAYSWLKVLQPAFYAANRRWIPMMVSFVAIALSITSNWYFVTVRHMGVEALATTTSLVAIVNFIILYTAMLRISDGLETRALLVLCTKLLGAGAAMTGVCLLAQRYLFHDLSQMSQIARALWLVVAVTAAGATYFGVARILQVAEAKEALEMVTRRFRRSKA, from the coding sequence ATGTCCGCCAAATCCACATGGAAAGTCAGCGCGGCCGTGATGGCCAGCCGTGTGCTCGGCCTGATCCGCGACCAGATCTTCGCCGCGTTCTTCGGACACGGCGTCCTGATGGATTGCTTCAACATCGCCTTCCGCATCCCGAACCTGCTGCGGGATCTCTTCGCGGAAGGAGCCCTTTCCCAAGCCTTCGTGACCACCTTCTCGAAGAAGGTGAAGGAGGACGGCCCGGAAAGCGCGTGGCCGCTGGCAGCCAAGATGCTGACGCTGGTAGGCATGGCAATGGCCGCCGTTTCGCTGCTGGGCATCCTGTTTTCCCCGCAACTCGTCCACCTGCTGACCGCTCTCGATGGCACTGCGGGCAAGGCCCGGACCTTCTCCCCGGATGACATCGCGCTGACGATCCAGATGACCCGGATCATGTGGCCGTTCATGCTGCTGGTCAGCCTGGCGGCACTGGTGATGGGCATCCTCAACGCACGCAACGTCTTCGGCATTCCCGCGCTTTCGTCGTGCTTCTTCAATCTCGGCTCGATCATCGCGGGCACCGGCATCGGCCTGTGGCTGGACCCGCATCATGGCCCGAAGACGATGATCGGCATGTCGATCGGCGTGTTGGCCGGCGGCCTCGGGCAACTGGTCTGCCAGCTTCCTTCGCTGCGGCGGCTGGGTTTCCGCTGGCGGCCGGACTGGCGCTGGAAGGACCCGGCGATCCGAACGATCTTCGGCCTGATGGGACCGGCGGTGATTTCCGCATCCGTGGTGCAGATCAACGTGGTGGTGAACTCGCAGTTCGCCACCTCCATCGGCAAGGGCGCGGTGAGCGCGCTCAACTGGGCCTTCCGCCTGATGCAGCTCCCCATCGGCGTGTTCGGCGTGGCCGTCGCAACCGTGACCCTGCCCGCCCTCTCCCGCGCGGCGCTCGGCGGCACCGGGCCGGAATTCCGTGACGTGCTGGCCCGGGGCCTGCGGCTGGTGACCTTCCTCGTCCTGCCCTCGGCTTTGGGACTTTGCTTCCTGGCGGAACCCATCATCAGCGTGATCTTCGAACGCGGAGCCTTCAACGTGGCCGGCCGTATCGAAACCGCCGCCGCCCTGCGCGGCTACGGCATCGGCCTGCTGGCGTATTCCTGGCTGAAGGTGCTGCAACCGGCGTTCTACGCCGCAAACCGCCGCTGGATTCCCATGATGGTCAGCTTCGTGGCCATCGCGCTGAGCATCACCTCGAACTGGTACTTCGTGACCGTGCGCCACATGGGGGTCGAGGCGCTGGCGACGACCACCAGCCTGGTCGCCATCGTCAATTTCATCATCCTCTACACCGCCATGCTCCGCATCTCGGACGGCCTCGAAACCCGCGCGCTGCTCGTGCTATGCACGAAACTGCTGGGCGCGGGCGCTGCCATGACCGGTGTCTGCCTGCTGGCACAGCGCTATCTTTTCCACGATCTGAGCCAAATGTCCCAGATCGCCCGCGCGCTCTGGCTGGTGGTCGCGGTGACGGCGGCCGGGGCCACCTATTTCGGCGTGGCCCGGATCCTGCAGGTGGCGGAGGCCAAGGAAGCCCTCGAAATGGTCACACGGCGGTTCCGGCGATCCAAGGCCTGA
- a CDS encoding type II secretion system protein — translation MRSRGFTLVELLVTITIIVVLAAISTPLVSRGLAKSKQAACLGKLRNIGVGVESYLQDNNRKMPPLAASRESKEEEVKVLETELVPYLSAPDAFQCPADGKEYKKTGCSYIWNSAVSGQLASNLSFLGKDGRPQAIPLVADKESWHPEPKGTNILYADFTASSDLKFTTSTPGTSTP, via the coding sequence ATGAGATCCCGCGGCTTCACCCTTGTCGAACTGTTGGTCACCATCACGATCATCGTCGTGCTCGCCGCCATTTCGACGCCGCTCGTCAGCCGCGGCCTTGCGAAGTCCAAGCAGGCAGCCTGCCTCGGCAAGCTGCGGAACATCGGCGTGGGGGTCGAAAGCTATCTCCAGGACAACAACCGGAAAATGCCGCCGCTCGCCGCCTCCCGTGAATCGAAGGAGGAGGAAGTGAAAGTCCTCGAAACCGAACTGGTGCCCTACCTTTCCGCTCCGGATGCCTTCCAGTGTCCGGCCGATGGCAAGGAGTACAAGAAGACCGGCTGCAGCTATATCTGGAACTCCGCGGTGAGCGGCCAGCTCGCGAGCAATCTCTCCTTCCTCGGCAAGGACGGCCGCCCGCAGGCGATCCCGCTGGTGGCGGACAAGGAGTCCTGGCACCCGGAGCCGAAGGGCACCAACATCCTCTACGCGGACTTCACCGCCTCCAGCGACCTGAAGTTCACCACTTCCACCCCGGGCACTTCCACTCCCTGA
- a CDS encoding ABC transporter ATP-binding protein, translated as MDADPMLEVSGLWKEFGGKPALQDVSFTVHRGEIYGLLGHNGAGKSTTLGIILGMVMPGKGSVRIGGHDVSKDRSKALRKVGAIFESPAFYDYLSGWENLRQLMSYSGGFDEGAAREVVERVDLTPRIHSKVGTYSHGMRQRLALAQALLPEPEILLLDEPTDGLDPEGIRWFRDFILGLRKDRGMTVLFNSHLLAEVELMCDRVAILRQGKRIHEGSVANLADEDAVYQVDLEPWGTACGLLAARGGEVLAEGRISLPPGLDPAEFVSCLVSGGVKVRAFAPVRRSLEDLYMEISQAADR; from the coding sequence ATGGATGCCGATCCGATGCTGGAAGTCTCCGGACTGTGGAAGGAATTCGGCGGCAAGCCCGCGCTCCAGGATGTTTCCTTCACCGTCCACCGCGGCGAGATCTACGGCCTCCTGGGCCACAACGGCGCGGGCAAGAGCACCACGCTGGGAATCATCCTCGGCATGGTGATGCCGGGAAAAGGCAGCGTGAGGATCGGCGGGCACGATGTCTCGAAGGACCGCTCCAAGGCGCTGCGCAAGGTCGGCGCGATCTTCGAGTCCCCTGCTTTCTACGATTACCTTAGTGGTTGGGAAAATCTCCGCCAACTGATGTCCTACTCCGGCGGCTTCGATGAAGGAGCCGCCCGCGAGGTGGTGGAACGCGTGGACCTGACCCCGCGCATCCACTCGAAGGTCGGCACCTACAGCCACGGCATGCGCCAGCGCCTCGCACTCGCCCAGGCCCTGCTGCCGGAACCGGAGATCCTGCTGCTGGACGAACCCACCGATGGACTCGATCCCGAAGGCATCCGCTGGTTCCGCGATTTCATCCTCGGCCTGCGCAAGGACCGTGGCATGACCGTCCTTTTCAATTCCCACCTGCTCGCCGAGGTCGAACTGATGTGCGACCGCGTGGCGATCCTGCGGCAGGGGAAACGCATCCACGAAGGCAGCGTGGCCAACCTTGCGGACGAGGACGCGGTCTATCAGGTGGACCTCGAACCGTGGGGCACCGCCTGCGGCCTGCTCGCCGCCCGTGGGGGCGAAGTCCTCGCCGAAGGACGGATCTCGCTGCCGCCCGGACTCGATCCCGCCGAGTTCGTTTCCTGCCTCGTCTCCGGCGGTGTGAAGGTGCGCGCCTTCGCCCCCGTCCGCCGGTCCCTGGAAGACCTTTACATGGAAATCAGCCAAGCGGCCGACCGATGA
- a CDS encoding ABC transporter permease, giving the protein MIFFQQLRGELRKLFGRPRSWMGYGAFIFMEAVILGVYKLETVQRDGRQILDRNGLDFGTYYSSLSMTFMMILLSMFSLGSIFFALVGGDIVAKESEDGNLRLVFARPVSRFRVLLVKYLAVCLYTFTFVLIVGLTGYLMAVIAVGLDGGLLVMEQVMKVFAAFPTWNEGAPRLALGALGLGVSMITLSSIAFMFSCFKIKPAAATIVTLSILFVDMILKAIPFFKPYEEWFITWRMSAWIFLLEKHIDWAKIAESYTLLFGLNATLFIIGWMAFQTRDFKT; this is encoded by the coding sequence ATGATCTTCTTCCAACAACTCCGCGGCGAACTCCGCAAGCTCTTCGGCCGCCCGCGCTCGTGGATGGGCTACGGGGCCTTCATCTTCATGGAGGCGGTCATCCTGGGAGTCTACAAACTGGAGACCGTCCAGCGTGACGGCCGCCAGATCCTGGATCGCAACGGGCTCGACTTCGGGACCTACTACAGCTCCCTCTCCATGACCTTCATGATGATCCTGCTGAGCATGTTCTCGCTCGGCTCGATCTTCTTCGCTCTCGTCGGCGGAGACATCGTGGCGAAGGAAAGCGAGGACGGCAACCTGCGGCTCGTCTTCGCCCGGCCGGTCTCGCGCTTCCGCGTGCTGCTGGTGAAGTACCTCGCCGTCTGCCTCTACACCTTCACCTTCGTGCTCATCGTGGGCCTCACCGGCTACCTGATGGCCGTGATCGCCGTGGGGCTCGATGGTGGACTGCTGGTGATGGAACAGGTCATGAAGGTTTTCGCCGCCTTCCCGACGTGGAACGAGGGCGCACCGCGTCTCGCGCTCGGCGCGCTCGGGCTGGGAGTCAGCATGATCACGCTGTCCTCGATCGCGTTCATGTTCTCCTGCTTCAAGATCAAGCCCGCGGCCGCCACCATCGTGACGCTCTCCATCCTGTTCGTGGACATGATCCTGAAGGCCATCCCCTTCTTCAAACCCTACGAGGAATGGTTCATCACCTGGCGCATGAGCGCGTGGATCTTCCTGTTGGAGAAACACATCGACTGGGCGAAGATCGCGGAGTCCTACACGCTGCTGTTCGGCCTCAATGCCACCCTGTTCATCATCGGCTGGATGGCCTTCCAGACGCGCGATTTCAAGACGTGA